TAGATAACAGCATATGATTTTTAATTGtctatttgggtttatgttttagtgttttggttttataagattgttcacttacaagaatgaataatatggaaaaaataagataaaaatcttaaaattaagCATAAGATATATAAGcatgtagatatatgtatatgtattatgtgtgtatacacacacatatatagtttgAATTGTGGCAGCtgagtagatagagtaccaggcctagaactggaaggacctggattcaaatctggctataggggtgactctgggcaagtcacttaatccccatttgcctagcctctGCGCTTCTATCTTAGACTTGTTACTATGTCAGAAGGCAAGggcatatatattaaaaatataattgattcaaatttgtaagaataagagccattccctagaggataaatggtcaaaagatacaaTTAGGCAGTTTGAAGTGGGAGAAATCCAAGCTAtaaatagtcatatgaaaaatgcttaaatcactaaaaattagaaaaatgcaaattaaaacaactcttcaGGGTCTACCCTCAAACCCTGGAGCTTGACAACGTTGccacaaaaggaaatggaaggttTGTGGGAAATTaggtacattaatgcactgttgattGAACTATAAActagtccagccattctggagggcaattggaacTCTGccttaaaaactattaaaatctGCATCCCCAATCTGCAAAAACCCCTTGACACAATGACCAATCACAATTTCAAAGAATTCAGAATGAAACTGGCTTGCCCCCACCCCCAGATAGAGAGCTGAAGGCCTCAGGACTGATTGAGACACATGTATTTGATGTGGCTGATGTGGGGATTTGTCTTGCTTAagcagatttttgttttgttttgctttttaaacccttatcttgtctgagaatcgatactaagttttggtaccaaggcagaagagcagtaaaggctagccaatgggggttaagtgcagttccagagtcatccagctaggaagaggctgaggccacagttgaacccaggaccttatgtctctaggcctggctcttaatccactgagccaccaaattGCCCCTTGATTGTACGTATTTgtaaaggattttcttttttctttttttttctggcttttccaCATGGGAGAAAGAGGtcagagctaggtggctcagtgggagatcctgggttcaactctagtgtcagatacttcctagttgtgtgatactAGGCAAAGTCACTTACCACCCATTTCTTAGCCTTTAccgctcttttgtcttggaaccaatatacagtattcattCAGAGACAGACACAAAAGTGAgggttattaaaaacaaacaaataaataaaaataaaagggggaaggagatgtgggaaagagagaatatggaattgaaaataaaatttaactttaaaaataatagtagaTAAGAGCTATATTATGGTAGTCTAAAGACATTTCTTTTGTCCTAGAGGCCATATGTTGTCACTGAAGATTTCTTTGTATGTATAGACATGTTCTGGTCAGATGCGCCATCCAGGTGGCCAGTTCTGGTGGTCAGAGCTGGGATGCTCCTGCCTCCAGATGTCCTAGTTCAGACGGTCCCTTTAGCCCTGTGACGATGGGCCAGGCCCAAACTAGTGAAGCCTGTCAGAACCAGGTTttgaaatgcacaaaataaaatacagaatatgGGATCTCAAAGGCAACCCATTCTGTTAAAATATGCATTAAAATtgcctgttttttttaaacaaagaagttCATGGGTACCCAGTTCTAAAGCCCTTTAATGGTCTGACTCTCTAGCTCTTGTGGGCTAAGTCCACAGGCTGGGTCTCCCTCCCTAGCTGGCTCCCCAGTCACAGAATGACTTGTGCCCGTGTCTCCCCCTCCTCAGTGTGCACCACAGTCAGCGATGCTCACCCCCGATCTGTGCTGCAGTTCCGAAACATGATCAAGTGTGTCATCCCTGAAAGTGACCCCCTGAAGGACTACAACAATTATGGCTGCTACTGTGGCCTGGGAGGATACGGTAACCCCGTGGATGAGCTGGACCAGTGAGTAACCAGGGGAAGAAAGGGGGGGCGGACGGCTGCGGGTCTGGGTCCCAGGCCCTAGAGTCAAGTTAGTTCAGTAAACACGTGTCACAGACTGGACTAATCCCACCTTGAGGAACTTTCAGCTCTAagagtttgtctttttttttttaatgcctgcTCAGGTAGAGCGTGGGGTAGCTCTaggactgggcttggagtcagacaTCCTTTCTCAGACAATtacaagctgggtgaccctggtcagtCCTCACATGTAAAACTGAGATGACGAGTAGGCCCGGGCCAGTTCATTACTGGGCTGACCATTAGGGAGGGGTGGGCCAATAGGCCAGTTATTCCAGGGGAGAATCGGCCCTCAGGTGTTAGGTCCCCAGGTGTGATCACCCCCAAAATGCTGAGAATTGCCATTTTTCCAATGTGTCTTTCTCTGTCCTGTTGCCACTGCCAATGGCTACTGGATGAGCCAGAGCCCTGGCTGGGCAAAGAGTCTCAGCTTTTAACTGCAGAGGAAATTGAGAAAGGATCTGGTGGGTGAGGTGGGAAGAAGCGAAGCCTGGAGAAAATGCCCTTCCAGGCTCCTGGGGCCTTAGAGGCTAGGGCAAGGGCCTGAGAAGGGAGGCCCCCTGTGTGATGGCCCACTAAGGGCAACTGGGCACCTTCAGCTCACCCCTGTGGCTCCTGGCTGGGCACGGATCATTATCTTCCCCCTTCAGGTGCTGTCAGGTACACGATAACTGCTATTCAGAAGCCAAGAAGCTAAGTAGTTGCAAGTTCATCCTGGACAACCCCTACACCAAGCATTATTCCTACAGCTGTTCTGGCAACGAGATTACCTGCAGCAGTAAGTGTACCGCAGTCTTGCCATCCCCTGCCATGGCTGGGAAAGCCCCATCTCCCAGACTGAGAGGGTGGGATTTGGTGTCCTCGAAGGTCTCTCCCAGCCCCGACACTCTCTAATAACAATCTAGGTCCGTTCTAATTGTCTAGAAGAGCACAGTGCTCCATCTGACAGCGttcagacttctttccattttccccattcTAGGCGAAAACAATGAGTGCAAAGCCTTCATCTGCAACTGCGATCGCACTGCTGCCAACTGCTTTTCCAAGGCCAAGTACAACCCAGATAACAAGAACCTGGACACCAAGAAACACTGCAAGACCGACTAGCAATACTAGGCTCACTGCCCCCAACCTCCATTCCTCTGAGCCTTCATTAAAGCATTTTCTTGAAAAgctctgctttaattttttctttcttcctcttggaGACTCAGACACACAGAAATGTGTTTGGCAAACTCTTGTTACTTACCAGCCAGGCTTCTGTAGGCCACAAAATCTAGAGCGGGCCATTGTTGGGAAAATGGTTAACACTGAAATCACCCAGTGTGGTAGAGAGAGCACAAGCCTTAGGAGCCAGGAGGCTTAGAGTTGAGTTTTGGTTTTTCCACCTTGGAAAAATTatttggataaatgaatgaaaaaactttTATTCTTGGGCTCAGTTCTGGGTCCCATAGGTTGTTGTTTCAGTTGCTTTGGACTCTATAACCCctgtgcagttttcttggcaaagatactggggtggtttgccattttttcctaCAGTTTATTTTACCCTGGAAGAAATGTAGGCAAACAAATTTAAGTGACATTCCCAAGGccatgtctgaggctggatatgaactcaaatcttcctaaccCCAGAACTGCCTATTTTAGGGCCATAATAACTCTCCAATCAGTCTCCACCACCTTCTTTCTGGTTCTGACCACTTCTGGGTTATATTGTTGTCATTGCCTTCTAACTGGTCTCCTTGCCTCCAGTTTAGTCCCCTCTGATCATCCGTCCTCTTTACAGCTATCCCAGTCTTCCTTAAGCCCAGTTCTGCTAACTCTGTGGCATTCCAGACCAATAGTAAAATGGTTCCAATTTACCTTTTGAGGTTCATTTCACACTTCCCTTTATGAACTATTTGTTCCCTTCAAACTGGACttgagtcaataagcatttaaaaaaaacaaacaaaccttaacttCAGTCTCAGAatccaaagagtggtaagggctacttagtgggggtcaagtgacttgcccagggtctcatagttaagaagtgtctgaggccacatttaaagtCAGGATCTCTCATCAACCAGCATTTAGGAAACTTCTActttgtgccagtcactgtggtaagtgctggggatagaaagcaaagcaaagcacaGTTATTGTACTCATGGGATTCCTAGAGACAACATGCCAACAAGCTATTTACAGCATGACCTTAACCAAGTCACCTCACTTCTGGAACTCAGTCAGCTCTAGCATCTTTAGATGGAAGGTGCCAGATGATTAGGTGTTCTCagagggcccttccagctctaatcaaATGTTTAAATGATCAACTCCCCTGCTTGAACcttctactatgtaccagacactgcgATAGATGCTGGAtattcaaaggcaaaaatgaaacaccAGCCCCTCAAAGGATTTATAATCTGAGAACAACATAGGCTCACTAAACTAGATACAAAACCATATATTACATCCACTCAAGATAATTTCCTAGAGAAGAGGCCTAAGCTTCTGTGGGGTAGTCAGGAAAGATTTTCCATAAGAATTGATACTTGTTGGGCcaactgggtagcttagtggattgagatccaggcttagagacCCTGGGTTCTcatagcctcagatgcttcctagctgtgtgaccctgggtaagtcacataatccccattgccttgcctttattacttttctgccttgaagtAGTACAGGATATTGATAGTAGtacaagatagaaggtaaggagggAAATAGCCCTTGAAATGGAAATAGCCCTTGAACTAAGCTTAGAAGAAAGCTAGAAATTCTAATCACAAGCATACCAGACTCCAGGGATGGATGGCCCATATAAAGgttaggaaaatggaaaaagaatttcATGGGTTGGGAAATATAATGAGGACAGTTTGTCTGGACTCaaagctaattaaaaaaattttttaatgtttatttttagctccaaattctcttcctctctccacccTTTCTTCTACCCATTTCGAAGGCAAGAAATATATACCAATCatatcatggaaaatatttccacattagccatgttgtaggggggagaataaaaataaagagaaaaaatgtgcTTTGATCTGTGCTCAACATTTGGTCTCTATTTggaagtggagagcatttttGGTCATAAATCCTTTGGGCTTATCACAGTTTATTCTACTAATTAAGAGTTGCTATTACTGTttatgttatcctggttctgctcacttcactttgcatcagttcacacaagttttcccaagtatTTCTGAACCTATTCTCCTCATTATTTATTTGAACacaatattctatcacaatcatataccatgacttgtttaacctttcccaactgatgggcatcccctcagtttctaattctttactactgggaagaaaaaaaaaagctgctgtaAATAGTTTTCTACATATGAGTAggtttctttttcagttgttctCTTTGAGATAGACCTGGAGCAAAAGCTATACCTGTTTTTATAGAAGGCCAGTAAGATGTGATGTCTGGATAGGCAGTCTAAAGCCAGATTGATAAAGTATTACCAAAGGCCATATAAGAATTCGCACGTCATTCTGGGAGTAAAGGGGGAGCTATTGAAGTTTCTAGACCAAGGGAGTGACTCAATACTCCATCTTCCGAACTGCTTagcatttctctccctcccacctaccCTGCTCCCAAGAAAAACACTGAATCATTGTGAGGATCATGCAATCAAATCCCCAAAACAGCAGACCAAAACGCCAACAACCTCGTAAAGCAGCTTTGTTGGCATCTTCTACTTTTTGGCTACTTCTATGATCCCCAGGATTGGTGTGAAGAGCCAACGAGATCATttactttgtgaaccttaaaagtgctatataaatactaattgCTTGGGGTGGGAGGAAACGACCATAACTACTTACACGGCGCCCAATGTGCTATTTTCGATAAGACTAGGCAGCCCAGGGAGGGGGGCAAAGCCAGCCCAGCCCGCAGGCAGGAGGCAGCCACGTGGCGATATTTACCTTACTTCACCACGTGATCTCTCCTCGAGCTCCGCACCCCAGCTTCTGGTGGCGGACGAGACATCGGAGAGGCGATTGGTTCGCTCGCTCTCACGTGCCTGCCGACGCCTCATCCTATTGGCAACCCATTCCCCAAGTCTCCCTTGCGCTCTGCTTTTACTCCCCAGGTAGGAGCGCCACGTGACTCTGGGCCCTCAGTGACATcctggaaagagggagggggaagcatGAGTAATGCGCAGGCGCACGTCGAAGTTGCACGCGCTAGACTGAGAGAAGTGCGCGCCCCCTACCGAGCGGGCGCCCAAGATGAAGTGGAACGTTCCCAAACGTGCTGGGGAAGGGTCCAGGTGCAAGTTCAAACTCAGGCCATAAGGATCACCTAGGAGACCTTAGCCACTCACGTGacattcctccccccacccccatcctcaaGGTTCCCAATAGAGGGAAACGTTagagtgcttcataaatgctagttattattttggGGCCTtctctattagactgtgagctccttgagggcagggaccttgATTAGgattttctttgtatatccagctcctggcatgtagtaataggtgattaataaagtATTTGTTTAAAAACGTCCATTATTAAATTAgttttaatggggggggggaggggaagagtaaAAGCTTGTTCACTTTCCAGGCATCAggctgggaatgcaaagaaaaaaacaaacccaccCCTATCCCCTACAagcttatatttctttcttttttcttttctcacttgAGTGGcattaattttcccttcttcacATTTCTATTGAACCATTACCACTACTACAAAAAAAGTCTATCAAAACTAAATCTCatattggccatatccaaaaaatatatatcttgttctgttctgcatcttgagtccatTAATCACCTGTTAGATGCGcagcttcttcctttccttcctttcttccttcctccctctctctctttctttcttccttccttccttccttcctccctccctccccccctctttctttctccttccttccttccttccttccttccttccttccttccttccttccttccttccttccttccttccttccttccttccttccttccttccttccttccttccttcttttatttcattcttcctctctcttatccttaccttctgttttagtaccAACTATTAGGCAGAAGttggcagagttaagtgactttgcccagggtcatataactaggaagtgtctgaggcaaactGCCAAgtgcagctaggtgacttgatgtttagagcaccaggcctggagttagggagTGCCTGCCTTCccatctgtcctcagacacttcctaattgtgtaccctttggcaaatcacttactgttcttctgccttggaatcaatactgggtattaattctaaaacaagtgataaaaaattaattttttaaaacttaaatccTGAATAAGAATTAGTATCATAGGGGCAGCaaagtggttcagtagataagagagctaggcctagagatgggaagtcctggggtcaaatttgacctcagacacttcctagaagtgtgattctgggcaagttacaacACTgcttgcctagctcttctgctttCAAGTTGTtagtaaaacagaaaataaggtttgtttttaaaaactccttttagaatcaatactgtatattgattccaaggagaagagtggtaaaggttaagcaatggaggttaagtgacttgcccagggttatgaagaataagggtttaaaaaaaatgagtgtcATATAAATAATTTTCCCACTTGTGCTCAGTTCACTCTCCATCACTTCATACaggtctttctagttttctctgaAGCTGTCTGCCCATTTAATCATTTCCTATATTCCTCAGGAAATGAGTAACCCCTTAGCTTCCACTTTTGCTACTATGAAAAGAAGTGCTATAAATGGATTTGCACATATGGATCCCTTTATTTTCTCTTGGATGTCTTTGTGATATAGACCTAGGGGTGATACCAGTGGGTCAAAGAGTAGGCTTTGGGGGCATCAAAATAATTGCTCTCAGAATGAGCTGGACTGGTACAAAGAGGAGCTTCACTCCCAACCTACTTAAATCAGTTGATTCAGTAAACAACcaccacaagcatttatttagtgcctactgtgtgctgagGTTGGGCATCTGGGTGGCAACATAGTGCCCAGTGTGCCAGTCCTAGAGttagaagattcatcttcctgagttcaaatctgacttcagacattttctgCAGGAATAGGTCACAGGAGCCTCTTCTTGCATGAAGCCCTTTTAGATCCCCCTTGTTGTCTAGTGCCCCTCTTCAAGCTACCCTGTAATTTTTGTACATGTTATGTGCTCAACTTGCAGTCAGAAAAAtatgtttgaatcctgcctcaaaaaCTTACAAGTCTGTGTGATCCTAAGCCAGCCACTTATATGATTGGCACAtactgttatttttttccccatttgaataagtttatttagtcaatttagaacattattccttggttacaataatcacattatttcctccttcccctccacccactcttcccacaaccaacacaatttcactggatattacttgtgtccttgatcaggacctatttccatgttgtttgcactaggatgttcatttagagtctacacccccagccacatcccttcaacccatgtattcaaacaattgtttttcttcggtgtttttactcccacagtgtttcctctggatgtagatagtggcttttctcgtaggttcctccaagttgttcagggtcattcattgcattgtcactaatggagaagtccatcaccttcgattgtaccacaatgtatcagtctctgtgtacaatgttttcctggttctgctcctttcactctgcatcacttcctggaggttgttccagttcacatggaattcctccactttattattcttttgagcacaatagtattccatcaccaacagataccacaatgtgttcagtcattccccaattgaagggcatcccctcattttccaattttttgccgccacaaagagcacagctatgaatattcttgtacaagtaattttccttattatctctttgaggcacaaacccagcagtgctatgactggatcaaaggacagacactcttttattgtcttttgggcatagttccaaattcccctccagaatggttggatcaattcacaactccaccagcaatgaattaatgtccctactttgccacatcccctccagcattcattactttcctttgctgtcatgttagccaatctgctaggtgtgaggtgatacctcagagttgttctgatttgcatttctctgattataagagatttagaacacttcttcatgtgtttattaatagttttgatttctttaactgaaaattgcctattcatgttccttgcccatttttcaattggagaatggcttgattttttgtacaactggtttagctgtttataaatttgagtaattacacctttgtcagaggtttttgtagtgaagattgtttcccaatttgttgtttcccttctaattttggatgcattagttttgtttgtacaaaaactttttaatttgatgtaatcaaaattattgattttacattttgtggtttttttcctagctcttgcttggttttaaagtctttcctttcccatagatctgacaagcatactgttctgtgttcgcctaatttgcttatagtttccttctttatattcaggtcattcacccattctgagtttatcttggtgtaggatgtgagatgttgatccaaaccgaatctcccatactgtcttccaattttcccagcagtttttatcaaaaagtgggttttgaccccaaagagataataaggaaaaagaattatacaagaatattcatagctgtgttctttgtggtggcaaaaaaattggtaaatgaggggatgccctcaattggggaatggctgaacaaattgtggtatatgttggtgatggaatactattgtgctaaaaggaataataaagtggtggaattccatggagactggaacaacctccaggaagtgatgcagagtgaaaggagcagaaccaggagaacattgtacacagagactgaaacactgtggtacaatcaaaggtaatggacttctccattaatggcaatacaatgtccctgaacaatctgcagggatctatgagaaaaaaaaaactatcctcaagcagaggacaaactgtgggagtaaaaacaccaaggaaaagcaactgtttgactataggggtggaggggatatgattgaggagagatgctaaatgagcaccctaatgcaaataccaacaaggaaatgggttcggaacaaggacacatgtgatacccagtggaatcccacGTTGGCTAAAGGTggcgggaggagggggaggaaaagaaaatgatctcagTTTCCGattaataatgtatgaaaatgaccaaataaaataatgtttaaaaaaagtgggttttggtcccaaaaactgggatctttgggtttatcatagactgtcttgctgaggtcacttaccccaagtctattccactgatcttcttttctgtctcttagccagtaccaaattgttttgataaccactgctttatagtatagtttgagatctgggactgcaagtcctccttcctttgcatttttattcatgatttccctggatatccttgatcttttgtttttccaaatgaactttgttatttttttttaattcagtaaaaaagttttttggtagttcgatgggtatggcactaaataagtaaattaatttgggtaggattgtcatttttattatgttagctcgtcct
This sequence is a window from Monodelphis domestica isolate mMonDom1 chromosome 3, mMonDom1.pri, whole genome shotgun sequence. Protein-coding genes within it:
- the PLA2G1B gene encoding phospholipase A2 isoform X2; translated protein: MIQVCTTVSDAHPRSVLQFRNMIKCVIPESDPLKDYNNYGCYCGLGGYGNPVDELDQCCQVHDNCYSEAKKLSSCKFILDNPYTKHYSYSCSGNEITCSSENNECKAFICNCDRTAANCFSKAKYNPDNKNLDTKKHCKTD
- the PLA2G1B gene encoding phospholipase A2 isoform X1 — translated: MAVCSLLLPIFFENKMNLILLAVLLAVCTTVSDAHPRSVLQFRNMIKCVIPESDPLKDYNNYGCYCGLGGYGNPVDELDQCCQVHDNCYSEAKKLSSCKFILDNPYTKHYSYSCSGNEITCSSENNECKAFICNCDRTAANCFSKAKYNPDNKNLDTKKHCKTD